From one Xyrauchen texanus isolate HMW12.3.18 chromosome 17, RBS_HiC_50CHRs, whole genome shotgun sequence genomic stretch:
- the LOC127657506 gene encoding lysM and putative peptidoglycan-binding domain-containing protein 1-like isoform X1 has translation MSSEHTPTLTGTHSLLRGQRTRSYGSLVSSSLSPIKQRRIEHKVQPGETLQGLSLKYGVSMEQIKRVNRLYTNDSIFLKESLFIPVLTDSVSFSIGVELTEETTSPAQTRTKTSDETYKSQTNSRHEENAELSPVEYLKKIDILISQSKQAAAKTCQEREKQFSMEKSNLASNKASSQQAVLGSVPITITRQTRNLRDQEDEIFQL, from the exons ATGTCCTCGGAGCACACCCCGACACTGACCGGGACTCACAGCCTCCTCCGCGGCCAGCGGACTCGGTCTTATGGCAGTCTCGTGTCCTCCTCTTTGTCACCCATTAAACAAAGACGAATTGAACACAAAGTTCAGCCCGGTGAGACTTTGCAAGGCCTGTCACTTAAGTATGGCGTTTCT ATGGAGCAAATCAAAAGGGTAAACAGACTGTACACAAATGATTCAATATTCCTGAAGGAGTCTCTCTTCATCCCTGTGCTGACGGACTCTGTGTCTTTCAGCATTGGAGTAGAATTGACTGAGGAGACGACAAGTCCAGCACAAACACGCACAAAGACTTCAGATGAGACCTATAAAAGCCAAACAAACTCTCGGCATGAAGAGAATGCTGAACTCTCTCCAGTGGAGTACCTGAAAAAGATAGATATTTTGATCAGTCAGTCAAAACAAGCTGCAGCGAAGACGTGtcaggagagagagaaaca GTTCTCTATGGAGAAAAGCAATCTGGCATCCAACAAAGCTTCCTCTCAGCAGGCAGTACTAGGATCTGTTCCCATTACCATCACCAGACAGACCAGGAATTTGAGGGACCAGGAGGATGAGATCTTTCAGCTCTGA
- the LOC127657508 gene encoding tumor necrosis factor, alpha-induced protein 8-like protein 2 B encodes METFNSKDMALKVQKKILSQMASKSVVQMFIDDTSSEILDELYRVSKEYSGNRSVAQKVVKDLIKVVVKIAVLFRHNRFNDEELKLAQTFKKKLHQGTMTAISFHEVDFTFDKAVMSEILKECRDMLLKLVNTHLTPKSHGRINHVFNHYSDPELLTQLYSPSGPLKPHLTKICNGLNKLLEDGTL; translated from the exons ATGGAGACGTTCAACTCCAAGGACATGGCTCTGAAGGTCCAGAAAAAGATCTTGAGCCAAATGGCCAGCAAGTCTGTGGTGCAGATGTTCATCGATGACACCAGCAGTGAGATTCTAGACGAGCTTTACCGCGTATCAAAAGAGTACTCTGGAAACCGCTCGGTGGCTCAGAAAGTGGTGAAAGATCTCATTAAAGTGGTTGTGAAGATTGCTGTCCTTTTCAGGCACAATCGATTCAATGATGAGGAGCTAAAGTTGGCTCAGACCTTCAAAAAGAAACTGCATCAGGGAACCATGACAGCCATCAGCTTCCACGAG GTTGATTTCACATTTGACAAGGCAGTTATGTCAGAAATCCTGAAAGAGTGTAGGGACATGCTGCTGAAGCTTGTAAACACTCACCTCACACCAAAATCTCATGGACGCATCAACCATGTCTTTAACCATTACTCTGACCCCGAGCTCCTTACCCAACTTTACAGCCCATCTGGGCCCCTCAAACCCCACCTGACCAAAATCTGCAATGGGCTTAACAAACTGCTGGAAGATGGGACATTATGA
- the LOC127658023 gene encoding tropomodulin-4-like: protein MSKSDPRDIDEDAILRGLSAEELDQLECELQEMDPENAMLPAGFRQRDQTKKSPTGPFDRFALMDHLEKQAIEHNDRDDLVPFTGEKRGKAFVPKPGTGQIPEREQITLEPELEEALKNATDAEMCDIAAILGMYTLMSNKQYYDALNTTGKIANTEGINSVVKPDVYKEYPDEPPNDTNVEDTLHCIQKNDNSLNEVNLNNIQDIPIQTLKDIFEAMKCNTNVLSLSIAGTRSNDPVAYAVAEMLQSNSTLQSLNIESNFITAQGMMAIIKALGENSTLIEIKIDNQRHKLGDSVEMEIASMLEKNPSIIKIGYHFTQQGPRARAAIAITRNNDILRMQRVG from the exons ATGTCGAAGAGTGATCCCCGAGACATTGATGAGGATGCCATCCTCAGGGGTCTTAGTGCAGAGGAGTTGGATCAGCTTGAGTGTGAACTGCAGGAAATGGATCCAGAG AATGCCATGCTCCCAGCCGGGTTCCGCCAGCGTGACCAGACAAAGAAAAGTCCGACAGGCCCCTTTGATCGCTTCGCCCTAATGGATCACTTGGAGAAGCAGGCCATTGAACACAATGACAGAGATGACCTGGTGCCTTTTACAGGAGAGAAGAGAG GTAAAGCATTTGTCCCTAAACCCGGGACAGGACAAATCCCTGAGCGGGAACAGATCACTCTGGAACCTGAGCTTGAGGAGGCACTGAAGAATGCAACAGATGCTGAAATGTGTGACATTGCAG CCATCCTGGGGATGTACACACTCATGAGCAACAAGCAGTATTATGATGCCCTGAACACCACTGGCAAGATTGCCAACACAGAAGGCATCAACA GTGTAGTGAAACCAGATGTGTATAAGGAATATCCAGACGAACCACCTAATGACACAAATGTGGAAGACACTCTTCACTGCATCCAGAAAAATGACAACAGTTTGAACGAGGTTAACCTGAACAACATCCAG GACATTCCCATCCAAACcctgaaagacatttttgaagCCATGAAGTGTAACACAAACGTATTGAGCCTCAGCATCGCTGGGACACGCAGTAATGATCCTGTGGCATAT GCTGTAGCTGAGATGTTACAGTCTAACAGTACCCTGCAGAGCCTCAACATTGAGTCTAACTTCATTACTGCACAAGGCATGATGGCCATCATCAAGGCACTGGGTGAGAACTCCACCCTGATCGAGATTAAGATTGATAACCAA AGACATAAACTGGGTGACTCAGTTGAGATGGAGATTGCATCCATGTTGGAGAAAAATCCCAGCATCATCAAGATTGGCTATCACTTCACTCAGCAGGGTCCACGAGCAAGAGCTGCAATTGCCATCACCAGAAACAATGACATCC TTCGTATGCAGAGAGTAGGATGA
- the LOC127657506 gene encoding lysM and putative peptidoglycan-binding domain-containing protein 1-like isoform X2, which translates to MAVSCPPLCHPLNKDELNTKFSPMEQIKRVNRLYTNDSIFLKESLFIPVLTDSVSFSIGVELTEETTSPAQTRTKTSDETYKSQTNSRHEENAELSPVEYLKKIDILISQSKQAAAKTCQEREKQFSMEKSNLASNKASSQQAVLGSVPITITRQTRNLRDQEDEIFQL; encoded by the exons ATGGCAGTCTCGTGTCCTCCTCTTTGTCACCCATTAAACAAAGACGAATTGAACACAAAGTTCAGCCCG ATGGAGCAAATCAAAAGGGTAAACAGACTGTACACAAATGATTCAATATTCCTGAAGGAGTCTCTCTTCATCCCTGTGCTGACGGACTCTGTGTCTTTCAGCATTGGAGTAGAATTGACTGAGGAGACGACAAGTCCAGCACAAACACGCACAAAGACTTCAGATGAGACCTATAAAAGCCAAACAAACTCTCGGCATGAAGAGAATGCTGAACTCTCTCCAGTGGAGTACCTGAAAAAGATAGATATTTTGATCAGTCAGTCAAAACAAGCTGCAGCGAAGACGTGtcaggagagagagaaaca GTTCTCTATGGAGAAAAGCAATCTGGCATCCAACAAAGCTTCCTCTCAGCAGGCAGTACTAGGATCTGTTCCCATTACCATCACCAGACAGACCAGGAATTTGAGGGACCAGGAGGATGAGATCTTTCAGCTCTGA